A window of Methylobacterium bullatum genomic DNA:
ACCTATACCGGCCTTCTGATCCTCGGAGCGGTCCCGGTGATCGGCATCGCCTTCGCCAACTCCTATGAGAGCTTCCTGTTCTTCCGCCTCGCCATCGGTGCCATCGGGGCGAGCTTCGTCATCACCCAATTCCACACCTCGGTGATGTTCGCGCCCAACGTGGTGGGCACCGCCAATGCCACCGTGGGCGGCTGGGGCAATGCCGGCGGCGGCGTGACCCAGAGCGTTATGCCCCTGATCCTCGCGGCCCTCCTCAGCATCGGCGTCGAGAAGACGATGGGCTGGCGTCTGTCGATGATCGTGCCGGGCGTGATGATGCTCGTCGTCGCCTTCCTCTACTACCGGTTCACGCAGGACACGCCCGAGGGCAACATCATGGAGTTGCGCGCCCGCGGCGTCGCGGTGGATTCCGGCAAGAAGGGCGGCTGGGCGGTCTTCAAGCAAGCGATGACGAATTACCGGGTGTGGATGCTTGCCATCACCTACGGCGCCTGCTTCGGCGTCGAGATCTTCATCCATGCGGTGGCGGCGACCTACTATGTCGAGCGCTTCAGCCTCGATCTGACTCAGGCCGGCATGGCCGCGGGCAGTTTCGGCTTGTTGGCCCTGTTCGCCCGCGCGCTGGGCGGCATCGCTTCGGACCGGGTCGCGCGCTCGAAGGGCCTCGACGGCCGCACCCTGCTCCTGTTCGCCCTGATGGTCGGCGAAGGAATCGGCCTCCTCGCCTTCGCCTATGCCGGTTCCGTGGTACTGGCCGTCGTCGCCATGCTCGCCTTCGGCCTGTTCACCCACATGGCCTGCGGCGCCACCTACGCCCTCGTTCCGTTCATCGACCGCAAGGCGCTCGGCGGCGTTGCCGGTATCATTGGCGCAGGCGGCAATGTCGGCGCCGTGGCGGCGGGCTTCCTGCTCAAGGGGGTCGGTAACCTTCCCGGTGCTCTGTTCATCCTCGGCATCGCCGTGCTGATCTCGTCGCTCTGTGCAATCTCGGTGCGCTTCTCGCTCACTCACAAGGAGACTGAGCAGAAGCTCTACGACGAAGCCGTTGCCCAGCGCGCCGTCACCAGCGGTCAGCCCGCCTTCGCCTGAACGACGATCACCCCGGGGGCCGCGGCGCAGGCTGTGGTCCCTTTGTCGTTTGATTCGGCAGGGGAGGTGACGGCTCCCTTCCCGGGTACCTGAGCGTCAGCGGAAGGTGATCCCGATTCCAGCGAAGGCCGCAGCGCGGCTTTCGGTGATCGATCAAAATAGGGTTCTGCTGCGCTTCACCCCTTCGAAGGTGGGTGCGCGGAGGTAACTGGCCGTCGATCCATCTGAAATCCGTCACGCCAAAGCGGCCTGGAGTTTCGAAAAACAGCTCCGCCAATCCTCGCGATAGGCATTCCGGACATCTGCGCTGACGATGCGGCGATGGGTGAGCGTGATCTCCGTAGCCCGGTCGCCGACGGAGAGCAGATCGACATGGATGATGGTTTCGCCGATGCACAGGAGCGGGTTCGGCCCCTCATAGGTCCAGGTCTGGTGCAGGGAATGCCCCCGCCTGATTTCCTCGTATTGCCCGGTCACGGAATGGGACGCTCCGTCCGGATCGCGCCGCCGGAACAGAAACGCGCCGCCGACCCGCAGGTCGGTCTCCGCGAGTTCCATGACGGAGGCGCCGGGCGCGAGCCAGCGCATGATGAGCAGAGGATCGGTCCAGGCACGGAACACGTCCGAATGCGGGGCGCGCACGACGTGTTTGAGGACGACAACGGGTACGATCTGAACCATGGGCCGTCCGTATCCTCGCAAATCGATCGAGACGGCTCGACCGGAGCGATGCGGCTGTGACGATCACACCGTTCATCGCGCCGGAGAAGGCGAGCAGCAAGGGGAGTTGAGCCGGCCAAACCCGCGCGAAACGAGGAAAAAGGATTCCTGTCACCCCTTCGGATACTCGCACCTTGCCTCCGTTCCGTTCAGGGGCAAGTTTGGCGGGACATGGAGGCCGTCCATCGACCGATGGAGCCTTCTATGAAAGGTATAGACAAGCCCGATGCAGACCTTCGATTCCGACGGGACCACCATCGCCTATATCGACGTGCCGGCGAAGGGCGGCAGCGGCGATCCGATCGTGCTGATCCACGGCTTCGCCTCGAACCATTCCGTGAATTGGGTCAACACGCTCTGGGTGAAAACCCTGTCCGAGGCGGGGCGCCGGGTCGTCGCCCTCGACAATCGCGGGCATGGCGAGAGCGAAAAGCTCTACGATCCAGAGGCTTACGGCTCCGACATCATGGCGCAGGACGCGCGGCGGCTGCTGGACCATCTCGGAATCGCCCGCGCCGACATCATGGGGTATTCCATGGGCGCGCGGATAGCGGCCTACCTCGCCCTCGATGAGCCGGCGCGGGTACGTTCGGTGCTTCTCGGCGGTCTCGGATTGCATCTGGTGGAGGGCAAAGGACTGCCGAACGGGATCGCCGAGGCCCTGGAAGCCCCCCCCGGCGAGAAGGCGCCCAATCTCACCGCCGCCGCTTTCCGCACCTTCGCCGAGCAGACGAAGAGCGATCTCAAAGCGCTGGCCGCCTGCATGCGCGGCTCGCGCAAGACATTGTCGCGGGAAGAGGTCTCGCAGATCGAGGCGCCGACCCTTGTCACGGTGGGCACGCTCGACACGGTTGCCGGCTCGGCCCCGGCGCTGGCTGCCCTCATGCCCAATGCCAGGAGCCTGGAACTTCCCAACCGCGATCACAGCACGGCGGTGGGCGACAAGCAGCACCGGCAGGGCGTCCTGGCCTTCCTCGACGGGCGACCCTGAGGAGGATCAGCTCTTCAGCCGATAGCCGGTGCGAAAGATCCACGTCACGCTGCCGAGGCAGAGGGCGAGGAAGACCAGGGTCATCGCGATGCTGATCTCGACACTCACGTCGGAGGTCCCGAAGAAGCTCCAGCGGAAACCGCTGATGAGGTAGACGACCGGGTTCACGAGGCTCACCGCCCGCCAGAACGGTGGCAGCATCTCGATGGAATAGAAGCTGCCGCCGAGGAAGGTGAGGGGCGTCACCACCAGGAGCGGCACGAGTTGGAGCTTCTCGAATCCGTCGGCCCAGAGGCCGATGAGGAAGCCGAACAGGCTGAACGTCACCGCCGTGAGGAGCAGGAACGCCACCATCCAGAGCGGATGCTCGATTCGCAAGGGGACGAACAGGGCAGCGGTGGCGAGGATGATCAGCCCGATCAGGATGGACTTCGAGGCGGCCGCGCCGACATAGCCGAGCACGATCTCGAAGGGAGAGACCGGCGCCGACAGGATCTCGTAGATCGTGCCGGCAAAGCGCGGGAAGTAGATGCCGAACGAGGCGTTGGCGATGCTCTGAGTCAGGAGCGAGAGCATGATCAGCCCCGGCACGATGAAGGCGCCGTAAGCGACGCCATCCACCGAGGCCATACGCGACCCGATCGCCGCGCCGAAGACCACGAAGTAGAGCGATGTGGCGATGACCGGCGCGACGATGCTCTGCAGCCCCGTGCGCCAGAACCGGGCCATCTCGAAGCGGTAGATCGCACCGACGGCCGGCCAGTTCATCGACAACGGATTCATGCCTGCTCTCTCACGAGATCCACGAAGATGTCCTCGAGCGAACTCTGGCTGGTGGAGAGATCGCGGAAGGGGATGCCGGCGGCGGCGAGGTCGGTGAGGAGCGTGGTGATTCCGGTGCGCTCGCTCTTGGTGTCGTAGGTGTAGACGAGCTCCTGCCCATCCGCCGACAGGGCCAGGCCGTGCGGAGCCAACTCGTCCGGCAGGGCGCGGAGGGGGCTCTGCAATTGCAGCGTCAGTTGCTTCTTGCCGAGCTTGCGCATCAGTTCGGCCTTCTCCTCCACCAGGATGATCTCGCCCTTCCGGATCACACCGACACGGTCGGCCATTTCCTCGGCCTCGTCGATGTAATGCGTGGTGAGGATGATCGTGACGCCCTGATCGCGGAGCTTGCGTACCAGCCGCCACATGTCCTGGCGCAGTTCCACGTCGACACCGGCCGTCGGCTCGTCGAGGAACAGGATGCGAGGTTCGTGACTGAGCGCCTTGGCGATGAGCACGCGCCGCTTCATGCCCCCGGACAGGGTCATGATCCGGCTGTCCTTCTTGTCCCACAGGGACAGGTCGCGCAGCACCCGTTCGATATGGGCGGGGTTGGGTCTCATGCCGAACAGGCCACGACTGAAGCACGTCGTGTCCCAAACGGTCTCGAATGCGTCGGTGGTGAGCTCCTGCGGCACGAGGCCGATGGCCCTGCGCGCCTCGCGGTAATCCGCTCCGATGTCGTGGCCATCCACCGTGACGGTACCGGAGCTTGCACGGACGAGGCCGCAGACGACGCTGATCAGCGTCGTCTTACCGGCGCCGTTAGGACCGAGCAGGGCGAAGATCTCACCCTGTTCGATGTCGAGGTGGATATTCTTGAGGGCATGGAGGCCAGAGGCGTAGACCTTCGACAGGCCCGAGATGGAGATGATCGGCGGCATCTGATCTCCATGGATTATTTTTGTGGGGAGGGACGTGTGGGCCGCCATACCACGACAGGGGGTGCGACCCGCGAGTGTGATGCGGCACGTCGGGCAACAAAAAAGCCGCCCCGTGGGCGGCTTTCATGAAACGATCGTTCTGAAAACGTCAGGCCCGGAGACGGCCCTTGACCTCATCGAGACTGGAGCGGACCAGCGATAGGGCGGCGTCGCCCTGCATGCGCTCGCGGAGCACCACCTCGGACACCTTCACGGCCGCATCGGCAGCGGCGGCGCGGACCTGGGCGGTGGCCTGGACCTCGGCCTGGGCAATCTTGGTCTCGGCCGACTTGGTGCGACGGGCGATGAACTCGTTCAGACGGGCGTGGCCCTCGTCGGCGATGCGCTGGGCCTCTTCGCGAGCTCCGGCGACAATAGCTTCGGCTTCGGACTCAGCCTGGCTGCGGCGCTTCTTGTAGTCGGCCAGCACCGTGGCGGCCTCCTCGCGCAGGCGGCGCGCCTCATCGAGTTCGGAGCGAACGCGGCGGCCGCGGGTGTCGAGGGCCTTGGTAATCTGAGCGAAGCCGCCGACCTTCCACACGACGCCCATGAACAGGACGAAGGCGACGGCGACCCAGAACTCGGCATCCAACAACATTCTCGTCGTCCTATTTCGTTGGCCTCCGGCCGGGCGGGGCCGGACCGGTCACGTCTGCTGCAGGCGCACTCAGTGCGGGATGGCGACGCGGTTCAGTGCGGTATCGAGGCTGGCTTGGTCGGGAGCCGTCCCGGTGAGGCGCTCGACGATGGCGGAGGCCGTTTCGCCGGCGATGGAACGAACGCTGCCCATGGCTTCGGCGGTGCGGGTGCGGATCGTGGCTTCGGAGGCGGCGATCCTGTCGTTGAGCTCGGCCTCGAGCGTCTTGCGACGGGCTTCAGCCTCGGAGCTCAGGGCAGCGCGGGTCTCGGCGGCAATGGTGCGGGCCTTGGCCTGGGCGTCGGCCAGGGACTTCTCGTAGGCGGCGCCGGCTGCCTCGGCCTCGGACTTCATGCGCTGGGCCTCGTCGAGATCGGACGAGAGGCGCGTGGCGCGGTCATGCAGGATCGCCTGAATGCGGGGCAGGGCCACCTTGTCCATCAGGTAGTAGAGCAGGCCGAAGGCCAGCGCGAGCCAGATCAGCTGCGAGAGAAAGGTATGGCTCTCGAAGGGCGGAAAGCCACCGCCATGTTCGGACGCGGGCGATGCCATGATGCCTTCATGGGTTGCGGTCGGATGGGCCGGCTGAGCCATGACGTCTTTCGCTCACAGTAAGTTCGTGAATGAGGACCGGGCGCGCGTCCAGGTGAATGGGGCGCCCGGTCCGGGTCTGCTGTCGGGACGACGAACGTCGCCTGTCTTAGACGGCGAACAGGAGGAGCAGCGCGACGAGCAGCGAGAAGATGCCGAGCGCTTCCGTCAGCGCGAAGCCGAGGAGCAGGTTGCCGCGCTGGCCGTCAGCGGCCGACGGGTTGCGAAGGGCACCGGCGTAGAACTGGCCGAAGAGATTGCCGAGGCCGATGGCGGCGCCCGCCATTCCGAGGCAGGCGAGGCCGGCACCGATGTACTTAGCGGCTAAGGGATCCATCAAATTGCTCCTGGTGTCGGTTCGTTCGTTGCGTGGAGAGAAATCCGGCCGCAACCGCGGACCGGGGACGGAAGGGGATACCGCCGGGGCCTAGTGGCCGGGGTGGAGGGCGTCGCTGAGGTAGATCGAGGCGAGCGTCGCGAAGACGTAGGCCTGCAGACCGGCGACGAGGAACTCGAGGGCCGTCACAGCGACGCTGAGAGCCAGCGGCAGCGGCGAGATCGCACCCCAGGCGCCTGCGGCGAGGAGCGCCGGAACGAAGCCCGCGAAGATCTTGAGGGCGATGTGGCCGGCGAGCACGTTGGCGAAGAGACGCACCGCGAGGCTGATCGGCCGCGAGACGAAGGAGACGATCTCGATGGCGACGATCATCGGCATCAGCCAGCCCGGCACACCCGAGGGCACGAACACCTTCAGGAACTTCGTGCCGTGGGCCATGAAGCCGTAGACGATGACGGTGGTGATCACGAGGAGCGCCAGCGCGAAAGTCACGATGATGTGGCTTGTCACGGCGAACGCATAGGGGATCATGCCGAACATGTTCAGGACGAGGACGAACATGAACAGCGAGAAGATCAGCGGCATGAACCGCTCGGACCCGTGCCCGGCCGATTGACGGAGGGTCGATCCGATGAACTCGTAGAACACCTCGGCCATGGACTGCATGCGGCCCGGCACCACCGAGCGTTGCGCCGTCGCCACGATCGTGATCAGCGCGATGATCCCGACAGCGGCAAACATGTACAGCGCCGACTGGGTGAACGCGATTTCCTGATTGCCGATATGACCGAAGGATACGAGCGGCTTGAGCTCGAACTGGTGGATCGGATCCATCTTTACGGCCATTGCCGCTACCGTCCTTCTGTCCACGAGCGGGCGAGATGCCCGCTTTGCCTCAGGACCGCTCGAAAGCGGCAAAATTCGCCTGTCAGGACCGTTCCCGGTCCCGGTTCTTGTCGACCGCGACTTTCGCGGCCGGCCTCGAGAGCGAGCCCGAGACACGCATGACGTTATAGACGCCGGTTGCGAAGCCCAGCATGAGCAGAACGATCAGACCCCAGGGCTTCGTCCCCAGAAACTGATCGCACAACCAGCCGAGAATGCCTCCAGCGAGGACACCGGCGATGAACTCCGTGGAGAGTCGCATCGCCAGACCCAAGGATGACGCCCCGTTGGAGGCACCAGCACCCGACGAGGGGCGGGAAGGAGCGGCGGGCCGCTTCTCCTCGATCCGCTTCTCGAGATGCTTCAGTCTCGCCGAGAGATCCTCGTCCGGTTTCTGCCGTCCATCTCCATTCCCATCCCCTGCGTCGTTACCGCTCACGGCGAAAACTCACATTGGCGAGAGTGGAGGGAACCGGCCTGAAACCCCGTCAAGCGCGGCGCACCATAGTTTCGCCCATCTTGAGTGTCAAGGCGCGCCGAACAGGCTTTAAGTTACTGTAAAATAACGATAAACCGGCCCTTGCGGCGATCTTGGACGATGCGCCCTGTGCATGAAGGGCAATCGGCGGCCAAGCTTGCGCCTCAGGCGCCCAGAATCGGCTTGATGACCTTTTCCATGCCGTCGATCGTCATCTCGCCCTTGAAGCGCTCACCGTTGATGAAGAAGGTGGGCGTCGAGTCGACCTTGAAGGTGTCGAGCCCCTTCTGCTTCACCGCGTTCACGGCGGCGTAGAGCTTCTGATCCTTGAGACAGGTCTCGAATTTCTCCTTGGAGAATCCGGCCTGCCGCAACATCTGCTCCAGGGCATCCACCGGCGATTGCGGCTTCTGCACGTAGGCCCAGCCCTGCTGCTGGTCGAACAGCAGATCGGTGATGGGATAGTATTTCGCGTCGCCATCGCAGCGGGCCAGCATGAAGGCTGCGGTCGCCAGCGGATCGAGGGGGAATTCCCGCAAGGTAAAGCGCACCTTGCCGGTGTCGATGTAGCGCTCCTTCAACGCCGGCCACGTGTTCTTGTGGAACGCGGCGCAGTGGGAGCAGGTCATCGAAGCATATTCGATGATCGTCACCTTGGCGTCCTTCGGCCCCAGCCAGACGTCGCCGAGGGGGCCCGGCTCCATCAGGGAAGCGAGGTTCGCATCCTGGGCGAAGGCGTCGAGGGTCAGCCGGGGCAGGAGCGCGGCCGCGCCGATCGCCATGCCGGTGAGTTTCAAGGTGTCGCGACGGGTGATCATGATGTCGACGGGCTCCGCTCGCAGATCCGATCCATGCGGCTTGCGGTAGAGACCCGCGGACAATCTGACAAGACGCGACAGGCGGCTCCGCTTCCATGCGCCGCGACATGCGACGGGCCGAAGGCGGGATTCAGCCGGATCGCGGCGGTGCAGAGGCGACGATCGCCACGCCGAGCCTGTCGAGCGCATCGCGCAGCGCATCGTCGTCGATGGAGGAGACCGCCAACGCGACTTCGCCCCGCTTCACCGGATCGAGGGGCGGCACGACCCGCTTGCGAACGGCTTGATGAACGCGCCCCTGCTTGAGGACGAGCTTGCCGATGCAGGCCCAGCCATAATGGGCGTTGATGCGCTGGATCACCACGGGAGCCAGATGCTGCAATTCCAGGGCGAAGACGCCCTCCACCCGCACCACGAGCGTGCCCGGATCCGGCCGACCCTGCTCCTCGCGGCGGGCGCGGCGGGGCCATTCGAGCTTAGAAGGCTGGCAGTAACGGGCGAGGCGCTCACCGACGATATCGGGCCAGGCCGCGAGGATATCGGTGGAGGCGAACCCCTGCGCGGCGAAAGCCGGTCCGATGCAGGTCTCGATCAGCTCGGCGAGGGGTTTGATGCGGGCCATGAGCTCCGAGAGATTCCGATGCGGGCGGACGCCGCATGATAGCGTGAACGGCGCCGGCTTTCGAATGCTTTGATCGTTCGCGGCCACCCTGTATGGACGGGCGCCCAACACGCCGGATCTCATGTCGCGGGATTTCATGTCACCGGACTTTACGGCAGCGACGGGGGCATCCGCCCGAGGCCCGCGCGCCACCGACCTCCTCGCCTGGTACGACAGGCATCGCCGCGTGCTGCCGTGGCGTGCTTTGCCGGGTGAGACGCCCGACCCCTATCGGGTCTGGTTGTCCGAGGTGATGCTGCAACAGACCACGATCGCAGCGGTCAAACCCTACTTCCTGCGCTTTCTCGAACGCTTCCCCTCTGTGGAGGCCCTCGCGGCGGCGCTGGAGGAAAGCGTCATGTCGGCTTGGGCCGGCCTCGGCTATTACTCCCGCGCCCGCAACCTCCATGCCTGCGCCAAGGCGGTCGCGGAAGCCGGCGCCTTCCCCGACACGCTCGACGGCTTGCGCAAGCTGCCCGGCA
This region includes:
- the atpF gene encoding ATP synthase subunit b is translated as MLLDAEFWVAVAFVLFMGVVWKVGGFAQITKALDTRGRRVRSELDEARRLREEAATVLADYKKRRSQAESEAEAIVAGAREEAQRIADEGHARLNEFIARRTKSAETKIAQAEVQATAQVRAAAADAAVKVSEVVLRERMQGDAALSLVRSSLDEVKGRLRA
- the atpE gene encoding ATP synthase subunit c is translated as MDPLAAKYIGAGLACLGMAGAAIGLGNLFGQFYAGALRNPSAADGQRGNLLLGFALTEALGIFSLLVALLLLFAV
- the atpG_2 gene encoding ATP synthase subunit b'; this encodes MAQPAHPTATHEGIMASPASEHGGGFPPFESHTFLSQLIWLALAFGLLYYLMDKVALPRIQAILHDRATRLSSDLDEAQRMKSEAEAAGAAYEKSLADAQAKARTIAAETRAALSSEAEARRKTLEAELNDRIAASEATIRTRTAEAMGSVRSIAGETASAIVERLTGTAPDQASLDTALNRVAIPH
- the drrA gene encoding Daunorubicin/doxorubicin resistance ATP-binding protein DrrA; this translates as MPPIISISGLSKVYASGLHALKNIHLDIEQGEIFALLGPNGAGKTTLISVVCGLVRASSGTVTVDGHDIGADYREARRAIGLVPQELTTDAFETVWDTTCFSRGLFGMRPNPAHIERVLRDLSLWDKKDSRIMTLSGGMKRRVLIAKALSHEPRILFLDEPTAGVDVELRQDMWRLVRKLRDQGVTIILTTHYIDEAEEMADRVGVIRKGEIILVEEKAELMRKLGKKQLTLQLQSPLRALPDELAPHGLALSADGQELVYTYDTKSERTGITTLLTDLAAAGIPFRDLSTSQSSLEDIFVDLVREQA
- the narT gene encoding putative nitrate transporter NarT; translated protein: MQSQKATRIDLFSLATPQMRAFHITWLAFFVCFFAWFAVAPLMPVIKGEFQLTNDQVYNINIAAVGITILVRLLIGPMCDRFGPRLTYTGLLILGAVPVIGIAFANSYESFLFFRLAIGAIGASFVITQFHTSVMFAPNVVGTANATVGGWGNAGGGVTQSVMPLILAALLSIGVEKTMGWRLSMIVPGVMMLVVAFLYYRFTQDTPEGNIMELRARGVAVDSGKKGGWAVFKQAMTNYRVWMLAITYGACFGVEIFIHAVAATYYVERFSLDLTQAGMAAGSFGLLALFARALGGIASDRVARSKGLDGRTLLLFALMVGEGIGLLAFAYAGSVVLAVVAMLAFGLFTHMACGATYALVPFIDRKALGGVAGIIGAGGNVGAVAAGFLLKGVGNLPGALFILGIAVLISSLCAISVRFSLTHKETEQKLYDEAVAQRAVTSGQPAFA
- the atpB gene encoding ATP synthase subunit a; the encoded protein is MAVKMDPIHQFELKPLVSFGHIGNQEIAFTQSALYMFAAVGIIALITIVATAQRSVVPGRMQSMAEVFYEFIGSTLRQSAGHGSERFMPLIFSLFMFVLVLNMFGMIPYAFAVTSHIIVTFALALLVITTVIVYGFMAHGTKFLKVFVPSGVPGWLMPMIVAIEIVSFVSRPISLAVRLFANVLAGHIALKIFAGFVPALLAAGAWGAISPLPLALSVAVTALEFLVAGLQAYVFATLASIYLSDALHPGH
- the yadH gene encoding Inner membrane transport permease YadH; protein product: MNPLSMNWPAVGAIYRFEMARFWRTGLQSIVAPVIATSLYFVVFGAAIGSRMASVDGVAYGAFIVPGLIMLSLLTQSIANASFGIYFPRFAGTIYEILSAPVSPFEIVLGYVGAAASKSILIGLIILATAALFVPLRIEHPLWMVAFLLLTAVTFSLFGFLIGLWADGFEKLQLVPLLVVTPLTFLGGSFYSIEMLPPFWRAVSLVNPVVYLISGFRWSFFGTSDVSVEISIAMTLVFLALCLGSVTWIFRTGYRLKS
- the bdbD_2 gene encoding Disulfide bond formation protein D, whose amino-acid sequence is MITRRDTLKLTGMAIGAAALLPRLTLDAFAQDANLASLMEPGPLGDVWLGPKDAKVTIIEYASMTCSHCAAFHKNTWPALKERYIDTGKVRFTLREFPLDPLATAAFMLARCDGDAKYYPITDLLFDQQQGWAYVQKPQSPVDALEQMLRQAGFSKEKFETCLKDQKLYAAVNAVKQKGLDTFKVDSTPTFFINGERFKGEMTIDGMEKVIKPILGA
- the cpo_1 gene encoding Non-heme chloroperoxidase, which produces MQTFDSDGTTIAYIDVPAKGGSGDPIVLIHGFASNHSVNWVNTLWVKTLSEAGRRVVALDNRGHGESEKLYDPEAYGSDIMAQDARRLLDHLGIARADIMGYSMGARIAAYLALDEPARVRSVLLGGLGLHLVEGKGLPNGIAEALEAPPGEKAPNLTAAAFRTFAEQTKSDLKALAACMRGSRKTLSREEVSQIEAPTLVTVGTLDTVAGSAPALAALMPNARSLELPNRDHSTAVGDKQHRQGVLAFLDGRP